GGCGCCATGGCGAAGGCACGGGCGAAGAGCATATGCGCCATGGCGTTGCCGCAGCCCAGCGCCGCCAGCGCCAGCATGATGCCGCCGGAGGGGAAGAGCGTCTCCGGCGGCGGAAAGGCGGGCATCAGCACCAGCCCGGCCGGGATATGCGCGACCATCAGCCAGAAGGTGATGGTGGCCGGCGTATCGGTGCGCGCCAGCACGCGGGTCCAGAGGCGGGTCAGCGCCAGCAGCACCATGGCGCCCAGCAGCACCCCGGTTTCCCACCGCCAGAGTGAGCCGCCCGGCTGCAGCATCACCAGCACGCCGGAAAAGCCGATCAGGGTGCTGGTCCAGCGCCGCCAGCCTACCGTCTCGCCCAGCAGCGGGATGGCCAGCAGCGTCATGATCAGCGGTGAGACCGCGGCCACCGCGTAGCTGTCGGCCAGGGGCATGCCCAGGAACCAGGCGGCGTAGAAGGCACAGGAGACGACGCAGTGCAGCAGGCTGCGCGTGCTGACGAGCCGCAGATTCACCGGCCAGAGCGCCGCGAAGGGGGTGCCGCCGGCGCGGGCGATCACCGCCACCGTCACCGCGCCGAAGACCCCGCGCCAGAGCATGGCCCCGGCGATGCCGATCTGCGGCAGCGCCCATTTCACCGCCGCATCGGCGCAGCTGATGATGGCATAGCCTATCGCGACCAGCAGGATGCCCCGCACCGCGTCATCCAGCCGGGCCGGGAGGGGGGAAGCCCCAGGGGAAGAGACCCGCGAAGAGGTCAGGCGGATCTCAGACACCGCGCGGCGCCCCTGTGGCGCGGCGGTGGTGGGACTGGGGCAGCATCATTCCTCCCGTTCGAACAGCATATAGCCGTCGATCTCTCCGGCCTGGCGGTAGTGGCGCCATTCGGCGGCGAAGCGCGGATGACGGTTGAAGTAGGCGATCATGTCGAAGGGCTGCCCGGCGCACCAGGGCATAAGCGGGTCGCGCGCCACCAGAACGACCTTCGGCCGGGTCTCCGAGATATCCTGCGCCACGCCCTCGAAGAGATAGCGCTCGGCCGGGGACATCTGCGCCGGCGCGTGGAAGCGGGCACCATCGGCCGGGCAGCTGGCATAGATGGCCTGCAACAGCCAGGTGCTCATGAACCGCAGCACCGGCTGGTTCCCGGCATAGTTCAGCGCGGGATAGGCCGGGTAGATGTCCGGGGAGAGCACCATCAGCCTCCCCCCGGGCGCTTTCTGTTCCAGCCACTCCGTCAGGCGGCCGACCGGGGCGGTGTGATAGGCGAATTCACGCCAGGGTGCCTCCCCGCCCCGCATCACCAGCAGGCTCAGCGCCACGGCGGTGCCGGTGGCCAGCAGCGGCGCCGCGCGGCGGGCGGTGCGGGCGGGCAGCAGCGCATCCGCCGCCCGCGCCATCGTCAGGCCGCAGAGCAGCCCGCCCCACATCCAGACCGGCACGACGTGGTAGCTCCAGCCCTTGTGCTGCACCAGCGCGGCGGCCAGCCCGCCCAGCATGGCCACCGCCAGGACGCGCGGCATCCAGCCCACCAGCTTCGTGCTGAGCCGCAGCACCAACAGCCCCAGCGTGACGGTCATCAGGGTGGCCGTGAAGAGATGCACGGTCAGCAGCACCTGCCACCAGCTCGCACCCCCGAGGCCGAGGTAATAATCCCGAACCAGCGGCACCACCTGGCCGAAATAGGCCGGGAAGCCGAGCAGGATCAGCGCCAGGTAGCCGAGCCAGAGGGCCGCCATGCCCCAGGGCACGGGGTCCAGGAAGGCCGCCGCCCAGCCCCGCCTGCGCCCGGAGGCCAGCAGCACCAGCGCCTCCACCATCGCCGGCACGATCAGGAAATGCGGCTTCAGCGCGAAGCCCGTGGCGGCCAGCACGGTGCAGCCGGCCACCATCAGCGGCCCCGGCACCACGCTGGAGGGGCGCCAGCGCAGCCCCGGCGGCGCGACCACCGGCCCGACGCCGCGGATGCCGGGCCGCGCGCCCTCGATTCGCCGCTCCGCCAGGAAGAGATAGGGCAGCGCGGCGGCGGCCATGATCTGCTCCCGCTGCCCGAAATCATAGCCGGCGAGCAGCAACACCAGCGGCAGCAATGCCAGCATCATGGCCGCCTCGGCCGTGCCGCGTGGCGGGTTGAGGCGCAGGCAGAGCCAGCC
This genomic window from Roseomonas marmotae contains:
- a CDS encoding DMT family transporter, yielding MSEIRLTSSRVSSPGASPLPARLDDAVRGILLVAIGYAIISCADAAVKWALPQIGIAGAMLWRGVFGAVTVAVIARAGGTPFAALWPVNLRLVSTRSLLHCVVSCAFYAAWFLGMPLADSYAVAAVSPLIMTLLAIPLLGETVGWRRWTSTLIGFSGVLVMLQPGGSLWRWETGVLLGAMVLLALTRLWTRVLARTDTPATITFWLMVAHIPAGLVLMPAFPPPETLFPSGGIMLALAALGCGNAMAHMLFARAFAMAPVSVLAPFEYSPLIWGLPLGLLIWGDWPSNTTFAGAAIVIAAGLYNLYRERLRARLARQAAAL